Genomic window (Fibrobacter sp. UWR4):
CCGGCTCCCTCATTTCGCTATACAAGAATGTGAAGGACATCCTGATTCCATCTGAAGAAGTGCATCTGCAAATGTTTCCTATGGACTTTGAGGAATTCCTCTGGGCAGCAGGCGACCATGCCACGGTACCTTTTTTGAAGACTTGTTTTGAAAAGAGGAAACCCTTGGGTCAAGCGCTACACCGCAAAGTTCTAAACGATTTTCGCAAGTACATGCTTGTTGGCGGAATGCCCCAGGCTGTCGAAGCGTACATGAACACGGGTAATTTCGGCGAAGCAGACTATCTAAAAAAACAGATTCTTTCGCTGTATCTTGCCGATGTGGGAAAATACGCAGGGAACGACGAGCAACGAGTATATTCCATTCTAAAGGATATTCCCGGACAACTTTCCAAAAAAGAAAAAAAATTCAAGCTGGCTGACATCAACAAGAACGCCCGCATGCGACAGTACGAAGACGCATTCGTATGGCTAGACAAGGCCATGATGGTGAATCGATGCGTGAACGCCACAGACCCAAGCGTCGGACTATCCATGAGCACCGACTACACGACGCAAAAATGTTATATGGGCGATACCGGACTTTTAGTAACCCAGGCATTTCGCGATGACGAATACGCAGACAACATTCTTTACAAGTCTGTTTTACTGGACAAGCTGAACGTGAACGAAGGGATGCTGACGGAAAACATCGTTGCGCAAATGCTTCGCTGTAA
Coding sequences:
- a CDS encoding ATP-binding protein; the encoded protein is MERKIIEKFRDWKNRSKGKSALLVDGARRIGKSYAVEAFARAEYKSYLLIDFSYPRPGTLKCFQEDCHDLDIFFAKLSAIYGVQLFRRESVVIFDEVQLYPPARQLIKQLVKDGRYDYMETGSLISLYKNVKDILIPSEEVHLQMFPMDFEEFLWAAGDHATVPFLKTCFEKRKPLGQALHRKVLNDFRKYMLVGGMPQAVEAYMNTGNFGEADYLKKQILSLYLADVGKYAGNDEQRVYSILKDIPGQLSKKEKKFKLADINKNARMRQYEDAFVWLDKAMMVNRCVNATDPSVGLSMSTDYTTQKCYMGDTGLLVTQAFRDDEYADNILYKSVLLDKLNVNEGMLTENIVAQMLRCNGHHLYFYSRVDSANRENNMEIDFLISNHKRISPIEVKSSTYKKHSSLDKFCTKFGNRLGERFVLYPKDVMIKDGVTHLPLYMAMFL